Proteins from a single region of Blattabacterium sp. (Mastotermes darwiniensis) str. MADAR:
- a CDS encoding DUF1599 domain-containing protein, whose protein sequence is MKKKFFIPKEICKYILIKIYQNDWVEIVNYSVLAIIIQKKRKIKDFITIVDVYDEYIRKAKLLMEKKNSDYEDAWKYMSISSIKDLILQKIFRIQGIEKRLSEVDNFYDKIQDNYMDILNYAILSLIKMKNP, encoded by the coding sequence ATGAAAAAAAAGTTTTTTATTCCTAAAGAAATTTGCAAATATATTTTAATTAAGATATATCAAAATGATTGGGTAGAAATTGTTAATTATTCTGTTTTAGCAATAATAATTCAGAAGAAGAGAAAAATTAAAGATTTTATAACGATAGTAGATGTGTATGATGAATATATAAGAAAAGCTAAACTTCTTATGGAAAAGAAGAATTCGGATTATGAGGATGCTTGGAAATATATGAGTATTTCTTCTATAAAAGATTTAATCTTACAAAAGATTTTTCGTATTCAAGGAATAGAAAAGCGTTTGTCTGAAGTGGATAATTTTTATGATAAAATTCAAGATAATTATATGGATATATTGAATTATGCTATTTTATCTTTAATAAAAATGAAAAATCCATGA